Part of the Ignavibacteriales bacterium genome is shown below.
AAATCCGATGTAAGTAGCATTTGGTAAAGCATCCCGCATATACTTTGCAAAACCATAAGCAATACGCTGCCCGATCACTGTGTTGCTGTCTTTATCTTTTACATCTTTTAACGATGCTTCAAATCCATATTGTGTTCTGTGAGCTTCATCTGCAATTACAATTATATTTCTTCTGTCCGATAGCTGATCATATTCTTCTTTGCCTACTTCCGGTAGAAATTTTTGAATAGTAGTAAATACAATTCCACCGCTTGCAACTTTTAATAATTTCTTTAAGTGTTCCCTGCTTTCAGCCTGGATTGGTTCTTGCCTAAGCAATTGTGTTGAAGCTGCAAATGTATCAAACAACTGATCATCCAGATCATTACGGTCTGTTATTACAACTATAGTAGGATTCTGCATCTCAGGTGCTGTAATAAGTTTACCGGAATAAAAAACCATACTTAAACTTTTACCTGAACCCTGTGTATGCCAAATTACTCCAGCCTTGCGGCTTCCGTAACCCTCACCCTTGCCCTCTCCCAATGGGAGAGTGTGGTTTGATTTAGAATATGTGTCCGAGAAACTGGTTTTTCCACTCCCGCTGGGAGAGGAGTTAGAGGTGAGGGATGAAGTTATTTTCTCAAATACTGACTCAGGATTATTTAATAACTCTTCATTCTTGAATCTTAAAACCTGATTGCCAAGCGAGGTTAAATATTTGTCCCTGATACTATCGTGTCTTTGTTGTTCCGGGGTATTATGGATTTCACCATCAAATTCAATTATTAAATTCTTTTCGCTGCAATAAAAATCAACAATATAAGAGCCGACTTGATGCTGTCGTCTGAATTTCAGATTAAGAAATTTTCTGTTGCGAACCAACTCCCAAAATATTTCTTCAGCTTTAGTTTGGTTTTTCCTAAGTTCTCTTGCTTCATCAATCAATCCTGAAAAATTAAATCCACCCCTATAATTTTTATCTCTCTGAGTTTCATCATTCATATTTCTCTCCCTCTGGGAGAGATTAAGAGAGGGTTGATAGCCAATAGCCCGAATAGTGCTATCAATAGCTTTGTTTACTGCGTAGTATTGATGATAAGCTGCTAAGATCTTTTCTGTAGATATTTGAACAATCCCATCATCAAGTCCTCTCCCATTGGGAGAGGATTTAGGAGAGGGTTTCATAGTTTTCTGGAAAACTATGAAATATCTTGTAATATCAAGTAATGTTTTAGGATTTAGCATCCCTTTGATAAGAGTTTCAAGCTGAGGAGTAAAACGTGATGCTTCTTTAGTTCCTTCTGAACTCTTCCAAGCCATAAAACGTTTGATACCGGCGGAAACACTACCTGCTTTACATTCTAATCCGTCTGAGATTACACAAATAGAATTGTAAGTAAATAAACCTGGAATAATAGCTTTATAAGTTTGTATCTGGTTAAATGCAGATTCAATTGTTGCGTTTTCATCTGCTGCATTTTTTAATTCTATTACTACGAGTGGAATACCATTTACAAAGAGTAAAATATCTGGTCTTTTGTTTTGCCTGCCCGCCGAGGCGGGGTTGTTCTCTACTATCGTGTATTGATTAACAACAAGGAACTGATTGTTCTCAACATTATCAAAATCTATTAACGCAACTTCATAACTTCTTTCATAACCATCCTGCTGATAAGGAATTTTTACTTTCTCTATTAAGCATTGATGAAATGTTTCGTTGTTATGAAGAAGATCCGGCGAATAGATGCGAAGTACTTTTTGTATTGCCTGTTCTTGTGCTTCTTTTGGAATGTGAGGATTTATTGTTGAAACTGCTTTACGCAATCGATCCGTTAAAATAATTTTATCATAATTTTCCCGTTCAGGTTTCTCGCCATCAGGAGATATTATAGAACCGTGGACATATTCCCAATCGAGTGAGTTCAGTTGCTCAATTGCGAAGTATTCTATTTTATCTTCGGTTATGGGTTTCATTTGTCTGAACTATGATTCATTTGATTTTCGGGTTTCCCTGATTTTTCTGTTTGAATTTTTTATTTTCAAGTCGCTTGAATTCCAGACTTTTTGCACCAAAATTTATTAATAGACCAACTTCTAAATCGTATGCTTCCAGATAATTGATTGCGCGGGCTAAATGCACATCTTCTAATTTTACCAATGCTTTTAATTCTACTGAAATTTTTTCTTCCACTAAAAAATCAACTCTTCTTGTTCCTATTTGTTGATCTTTATAATATACCGGCATTTCGTATTCTCTTGAAAACAATATATTGGAATCTATGAATTCTATTTCCAAAGCTCTTTGATAAATAACCTCCTGAAATCCATTTCCTAAAGCTGAATGTACTCTCATTGCACATCCTATAATTTTAGAAGTCATTTCAGAATATTTATACTTACCATCAATCATTGTCTGAACCGCTGATCCATATGATTCTTATGATTTATTTGATTTTTTATTGCTATAAACATAACTAATCCCTTATACAAAAATAATATTGTTAAACTTTTATTTATCATAATCATCGTTAATCAGTTAATCATATAAATCACAGTTCAGACGTATTTCTCCACTCATCAACTTGGGTAAAAGTGTATCGCGAAGTTGTGTGAGAGTGCGGATTTGATTGTTATTCGTTTTTATTTTATTCCAATATTGATTTGTAATGAAAATAAAATCATTTGTTTTTGCTGCTGGTGGAAAAGAGAAAATAATTGATTTCAACATTTCTTGATTGATTTTAGGTTGAACAGCACCAGTTACAATATTAGAAATATTTGTAAGCTTCAAGAAAATATAGATGAGATAATTTGTGTAAGGTTGCTTGGCAGTAAAAATGTGCGTATGATTATTTACCCAGAATTTGCCAACGGGCATTTGAAGTATCGGATAGCCATCTTCGGTCTCAACTGTTCCATCTTCACCCATTAAAATATATTCTCCATCAAATATATAATCGTTAATATAATCCATTATAGTAGCAGCACCATAGTAAGGGTAAAGAGTGCCATATTTCATTTTATCTCTTTCCATACTTGAGAGTGGTATTCTTTTACTATCAAAAATATTTATTACGTCTCCAAACGTTCCAACTTCCCAACTCTCATCCACCTCTTCCACAAACCACTGCCTAAAAAGTGTTTCTGCTAATTGTTCTAAGGTTTTGTTTTGGCAGTGGAGTAAATCTATTTTGTCATCTAAACTGCTTAGGATTGTGGCAATGGTGCGTTGTTCTGGAATTTCTGGAAAATAAAATCTGAGATCGTGTATATGATTTCTGTTTAATGTGGGTACTGCACTTCCAGCATTAAATTGTGAAAAGTCGAACGTTAGGAGAAAATAATAAATGTATTTTGGGATAGCATTTCGAAATTCTTTAACATATAGTACTGTATTATGAGCCCAATAATCTGATTCATAATATTTTGGATTACCAATATTACCGCTTCGACCTATTGTTACGCCTGGACCTTTTGTAGTAAAACTATTATGATAACCAATTATGCCGTTTGACCCTGCAACTGGATATGTGCCTTGAATCATATTGGTTCTTGGTAAATCGTGCCCTCTTTGGAATAGAACAATCTCTTCAAGTTTATATTCTTTCCACTCATCCATTATTCACCAACTCAATTATGCTTTTATAAATTTCATAATTGTCTGAACTCCCGCCGAGTCGGTACAAGTTATGATTTTTCTGATTAAGTGATTTGTTTAATTTATTTGAATTAGAATCATAGTAATCATTTAATCCCATAAATCCTGGTTCAGACGTTTTTGCTTTCCACTCACCCATTATTCACCAACATAATATAGTCTGAACTATGATTTTTATGATTAAATGATTTATTTGATTTTTTTGAATTTGAATCAGAGTAATCATTTAATCCCATAAATCCCGGTTCAGATATTTTTGCTTTTGTATTACTCATTATTTTTTCTCATTCAGCTTATCTAAAATCTGCAATGCTTTCTTTTCGAATTTAGAAAAAGCAAACCATTTTTTGCCAAGATCCTTTAATGATGCTCCAATGTGATAAACATCTTCATTATCAATTATCATAAATCTATCGTGGGAGTCCTTAAATTCTTTAATTTCAATTGAAGGATATTGAGCGTTAAATTTTCCCAAATCGAGCAGCAACTCTTTTGTTATCCTCTTTATAAGAATTGTTACTGCAACGTTCTTTTTTCTTTTGGTAAATAAATTAAGTACAGTGTCATCAATGTAATTATCAATTAAGAGGATAGACTTTTCTGCTTTCCGGATAAGATCAGAAACAAATTTGTGAGCATCGAAAATCTGCCCGTCAAAAAAGATTCCCTGTTTGGGTTCTAAATCTTTACTTTGCAATTCATCAAAAACTTTATCAAACTTTTCAGTGGTTTCCATTTCGTGTTTTATCTGTCTTCTCTCAACAGTATCAATCCTTTGGAAAAGCTGTGCATTGTTTATTATAAATTTCCGCATTGCCACAAAAGCACTGATTATCTGAATACTCATTTTAACAGCAGTATCACTTTTCAAAACACCGGAGAGCATTGCAACACCCTGCTCAGTAAATGCATAAGGTAAGTATCTTCGACCACCTTTTTTAATTGAGGTCGCAAATTGCGACCTCAAAGCCATACTATTGGAAGTAACAATTTGTGACTTCCATTCTTCGTATTCAACCTCAGTAAGACGGAACATGAATTCATCGGGAAATCTTTCATTGTTTCTATTTACTTGTTCATTGAGTCTTTTAGTTTTAACACCATAAAACTCAGCTAAATCGCTATCAAGCATTACCTGGACATCACGGATAGTATAAATTTTTCGCTGAATTGCAGTTGAGTCATAAACGACTATATTATTTTTAGATTCATTCATCTGTTATCTCATTACTATTTCTGTCAAAGGTCGCAAATTGCGACTTCAAAATTGCTATTTCGTCAAGTAATTGTGTAAGCGGTATTTACACAATTATAATTTGATTTTATTCAAATTCTCTATAATCGTTTTATTCAACTGGTCTTCTTCAGCAAGCTGCTTTTCCAACTCTGCTTTAAGTGAAGTGAAGCGTTCAACAAAATTAAAATCATCTTCATCATCCGGCAAACCAACATATCTACCGGGAGTTAAAACATAATTAAGTTCTTTCACTCTGTCTAAAGTCTCACTCTTGCAAAAGCCTGCAATATCTTCATACTTGCCTTCTTTACTTCTCCAGGTATGATAAGTATTAGCAATTTTATTTATATCATCTGGACTTAGATCGCGGTTACGTCTGTTTACTAAGAATCCAAGATTACATGCATCAATAAAAAGAATTTCATTATGCCTGTTTCTAAAATTGGGTTCATCAGTCCCTCTCCCTTTGGGAGAGGTTAGGTGAGGGTTTTTAATACGGGATAAGAACCATAAGCAAGCGGGAATCTGAGTATTCAAAAAGAGTTTTGTGGGAAGGTTTACAATGCAATCAACCAAACCTTTTTCAATAAGTGCTTTTCTTATCTCGCCTTCATTATTTGTTTGAGTAGTTAGTGAACCTTTTGATAGAACAAATCCTGCTTGTCCTGTAGGTGCAAGATGATATAGGAAGTGCAATATCCAGGCATAGTTTGCATTTCCGGCAGGCGGTGTTAATTTTTCACCTAATACATTCCATCGTGCATCGTTCTGTAGAAGTTCACCGCTCCAATCGCTATCATTAAAAGGTGGATTAGCTAAAACATAATCTGCTTTCAGATCTTTGTGTGCATTGTTTAAGAAACTGCCCTCGTTATTCCATTTAACATTACTGCTGTCAATTCCTCGTATTGCAAGATTCATTTTGCACAAACGCCAGGTAGTCTGGTTGCTTTCCTGTCCGTAAATAGAAATGCGATCTTGTGGATTGAGATTTAATCCTTTACCATTTTGGCTTTTATAATGATCGTTGTGGGATTTAATAAACTTTTCGCTTTGCACAAACATTCCACCACTGCCGCAGCAAGGATCAAATACTCTGCCCTCATAAGGTTCAAGCATTTCAACTAATAATCTTACAACGCTTGATGGAGTATAGAACTGTCCGCCCTTCTTGCCTTCAGCAAGAGCGAACTCACCAAGAAAGTATTCAAATACGCGACCAAGAACATCTTTGCTTTGCGCTTCTTTAGTACCGAGTACTGCTGTGCTAATTAAATTTATTAAACCACCAACTGTTGCTTTATCAAGTTTTTCCTGAGCATATACTTTAGGTAAAACACCTCTTAAAGATTTTGGATTATCTTTTTCGATAGCATCCATTGCATCATCAACATCTTTTCCGATAGTTGGCAATGTGGCTCTGCCCTGTATCCATTTCCATCGCGAAGATGGCGGAACATAAAAAACTTTTTCTGCTGTGTATTCGTTTTTATCTTCAGGATCAGCGCCTTCACTTTTCTGCTCAACAAGTTTTTGATACTGCTCTTCAAACGCATCGGAAATATATTTTAGAAATATTAAACCTAATACAACGTGCTTGTACTCAGCCGCATCCATATTCTTGCGGAGTTTATCAGCAGTTTTCCAAAGTTTTTTTTCGAGAGGTTCTTCTACAGTATTATTATTTTTTTTTGCCATCAATTCCCGCCCACACTATTCAATATTATTTCTCGCCTAAACTAAACCAAAATCATTTCAATATCAATAAAACAGAAAAACTTTATCCAACTCATTCCCTATCCCCTTTTCTTCAAAAGAAAAGGGGAACGAGGGGTTGAGTTCGAATGGGATTAAAACAATACAAATCAACTAATATTTAGAAACTCCAGAAAAATTAATAATTAGTTGAGTGTCATTCCTACGAACCTGCCAGCGCAGTCGGGAGTGGAAATCTATTCAAAATTCTACATTTTTTAGATTCCCGCTTGCCTGCTGCAAGTAGGTTTTCATGGGAATGACCTTTTTAGATCAGACTCATACATCCTTCATTCTAAATTTCCCGGCTGCAAAGCAGTACGCTTAACAGCCGGCAACCAATTCATGTTTACAGAAGTTTTATTCACTATTACCCCATTTGTCGTTATTTCAAAAGAATCATCTTCTTAAAATCTTTGTATTCTTTTCCATTATTATCAACCGCAGTTAAACGATAGAAATAAATTCCACTGCTCAGTTGCTTATTAAAGTTATCAGACGAATTCCAAATAATTTTATAATAACCAGCTGGTTTTTCACCATTTTCTAATTGTTTAACTTCTTCTCCCAGAAGATTAAAAATTGATAAACGCACTTTTGCATTAAAAGGAATTGTATACTCAATTGTGGTATTAGGATTAAACGGATTAGGATAATTTTGTTTTAAGGAAAATTTATCTGGTAACAAGTTTGCCAATTTGTTTTCATTAACACCTGTTGTAGAATCTGGAAAATATGCTAATCCTTTAACCCGCTTAAGTCCTATGGATCCAATGGTGGTAGCAACTCCAGTAGTAGTGTCTATTTTTATTAAACTATTAATATTAGAGCCAACCGTGCCGTAAAGATTACCAGCATTATCAA
Proteins encoded:
- a CDS encoding HsdR family type I site-specific deoxyribonuclease, with the translated sequence MKPITEDKIEYFAIEQLNSLDWEYVHGSIISPDGEKPERENYDKIILTDRLRKAVSTINPHIPKEAQEQAIQKVLRIYSPDLLHNNETFHQCLIEKVKIPYQQDGYERSYEVALIDFDNVENNQFLVVNQYTIVENNPASAGRQNKRPDILLFVNGIPLVVIELKNAADENATIESAFNQIQTYKAIIPGLFTYNSICVISDGLECKAGSVSAGIKRFMAWKSSEGTKEASRFTPQLETLIKGMLNPKTLLDITRYFIVFQKTMKPSPKSSPNGRGLDDGIVQISTEKILAAYHQYYAVNKAIDSTIRAIGYQPSLNLSQRERNMNDETQRDKNYRGGFNFSGLIDEARELRKNQTKAEEIFWELVRNRKFLNLKFRRQHQVGSYIVDFYCSEKNLIIEFDGEIHNTPEQQRHDSIRDKYLTSLGNQVLRFKNEELLNNPESVFEKITSSLTSNSSPSGSGKTSFSDTYSKSNHTLPLGEGKGEGYGSRKAGVIWHTQGSGKSLSMVFYSGKLITAPEMQNPTIVVITDRNDLDDQLFDTFAASTQLLRQEPIQAESREHLKKLLKVASGGIVFTTIQKFLPEVGKEEYDQLSDRRNIIVIADEAHRTQYGFEASLKDVKDKDSNTVIGQRIAYGFAKYMRDALPNATYIGFTGTPIEGTDINTPQVFGNYVDIYDIAKSVADGATVRIYYESRLAKVNLDEEGRRLIEEFDKELEQDEEITEKQKAKAKWSKLEAIVGNNHRIKNLAKDIVNHFEKRQQVFEGKAMIVAMSRRIAVDLFNEIITIKPDWYNGDLTKGTIKVVMTAASFDGPVLAKHHTSKQQRRYLSDRMKDPADPLKMVIVIDMWLTGFDVPCLHTMYIDKPMRGHSLMQAIARVNRVFKDKPGGLVVDYLGIATDLKKALSFYSDSGGKGDPTEKIEQAVEVMLEKLEIVQQMFNEESKTQKDILVEEPAAYYKGQFRFNYNRFFTGTPQEKLSIILQAEEHILGLQDGKNRFVHEVTLLNLAFALSMPHEKAMEIKEEVAFFQVVKARLVKFETEGKGKSQTDIDTAIKMIVDQAISSDKVIDIFEAAGIEKPDLSILSDEFLLEVQGMTHKNLAIELLKKILNDEIKSRLRTNLVKSKKFLEMLETAIKKYQNNLLTTAQIIEELIKIAKEVKESDKEGEKLGLSQDELAFYDALETNDSAVKVLGDDTLKTIAKEIADKVKRNATIDWTIRESARAKLMMLVKRTLTKYGYPPDKQQKAIDTVLKQAELLADDLTINC
- a CDS encoding GxxExxY protein; translation: MIDGKYKYSEMTSKIIGCAMRVHSALGNGFQEVIYQRALEIEFIDSNILFSREYEMPVYYKDQQIGTRRVDFLVEEKISVELKALVKLEDVHLARAINYLEAYDLEVGLLINFGAKSLEFKRLENKKFKQKNQGNPKIK
- a CDS encoding restriction endonuclease subunit S; its protein translation is MDEWKEYKLEEIVLFQRGHDLPRTNMIQGTYPVAGSNGIIGYHNSFTTKGPGVTIGRSGNIGNPKYYESDYWAHNTVLYVKEFRNAIPKYIYYFLLTFDFSQFNAGSAVPTLNRNHIHDLRFYFPEIPEQRTIATILSSLDDKIDLLHCQNKTLEQLAETLFRQWFVEEVDESWEVGTFGDVINIFDSKRIPLSSMERDKMKYGTLYPYYGAATIMDYINDYIFDGEYILMGEDGTVETEDGYPILQMPVGKFWVNNHTHIFTAKQPYTNYLIYIFLKLTNISNIVTGAVQPKINQEMLKSIIFSFPPAAKTNDFIFITNQYWNKIKTNNNQIRTLTQLRDTLLPKLMSGEIRLNCDLYD
- a CDS encoding ORF6N domain-containing protein translates to MNESKNNIVVYDSTAIQRKIYTIRDVQVMLDSDLAEFYGVKTKRLNEQVNRNNERFPDEFMFRLTEVEYEEWKSQIVTSNSMALRSQFATSIKKGGRRYLPYAFTEQGVAMLSGVLKSDTAVKMSIQIISAFVAMRKFIINNAQLFQRIDTVERRQIKHEMETTEKFDKVFDELQSKDLEPKQGIFFDGQIFDAHKFVSDLIRKAEKSILLIDNYIDDTVLNLFTKRKKNVAVTILIKRITKELLLDLGKFNAQYPSIEIKEFKDSHDRFMIIDNEDVYHIGASLKDLGKKWFAFSKFEKKALQILDKLNEKK
- a CDS encoding class I SAM-dependent DNA methyltransferase, which translates into the protein MAKKNNNTVEEPLEKKLWKTADKLRKNMDAAEYKHVVLGLIFLKYISDAFEEQYQKLVEQKSEGADPEDKNEYTAEKVFYVPPSSRWKWIQGRATLPTIGKDVDDAMDAIEKDNPKSLRGVLPKVYAQEKLDKATVGGLINLISTAVLGTKEAQSKDVLGRVFEYFLGEFALAEGKKGGQFYTPSSVVRLLVEMLEPYEGRVFDPCCGSGGMFVQSEKFIKSHNDHYKSQNGKGLNLNPQDRISIYGQESNQTTWRLCKMNLAIRGIDSSNVKWNNEGSFLNNAHKDLKADYVLANPPFNDSDWSGELLQNDARWNVLGEKLTPPAGNANYAWILHFLYHLAPTGQAGFVLSKGSLTTQTNNEGEIRKALIEKGLVDCIVNLPTKLFLNTQIPACLWFLSRIKNPHLTSPKGRGTDEPNFRNRHNEILFIDACNLGFLVNRRNRDLSPDDINKIANTYHTWRSKEGKYEDIAGFCKSETLDRVKELNYVLTPGRYVGLPDDEDDFNFVERFTSLKAELEKQLAEEDQLNKTIIENLNKIKL